The Brevibacillus brevis genome contains a region encoding:
- a CDS encoding ABC transporter permease yields the protein MGRGIWFGISIAIFLLVWEAGCRFLGVPPFILPPPSAMVVSLWDLRASLIGIHLWATLKEVLLGLSISIVFGISLAFAMIRSRIVERLVYPYIVISQTIPIIALSPVFILWFGYDLSGKIAVTILFTFFPIVVNTYDGLRSTDKEMLQLLKTMGATNGQIFTKLQLPSSLPHFFSGLKVAATYSVAGATIGEWLGASEGLGYFGRRASGNFQAPALFASVLLLSILGMLLFWLAGRLERHFSPHMKIKGEQQ from the coding sequence ATGGGGAGAGGCATTTGGTTTGGTATCTCCATCGCCATTTTTCTCCTGGTGTGGGAAGCTGGATGCCGCTTCCTCGGAGTGCCGCCATTCATTCTACCGCCGCCTAGCGCTATGGTCGTATCGCTGTGGGATTTACGTGCCTCTCTAATAGGTATACATCTTTGGGCGACGTTAAAGGAAGTGTTACTGGGGCTATCGATCTCGATTGTGTTTGGAATCTCCCTTGCATTTGCGATGATTCGCAGTCGGATTGTGGAGCGCTTGGTCTATCCGTATATCGTCATCTCCCAAACGATCCCAATTATAGCGTTATCACCCGTTTTTATTTTGTGGTTCGGGTATGATTTATCTGGAAAAATCGCTGTTACGATTCTGTTTACTTTCTTTCCGATCGTCGTCAACACGTATGATGGACTTCGCTCGACAGACAAGGAAATGCTCCAGCTGTTAAAAACAATGGGGGCAACGAACGGACAAATTTTCACGAAGCTGCAACTGCCGTCGAGTTTACCCCATTTCTTCAGTGGTCTTAAAGTGGCAGCTACCTACAGTGTGGCAGGAGCGACGATTGGGGAGTGGCTGGGAGCGAGCGAGGGTCTCGGGTACTTTGGCAGACGGGCATCCGGCAATTTTCAGGCTCCCGCGTTGTTTGCCTCGGTCCTGTTGCTCTCGATTCTCGGCATGCTGCTGTTTTGGCTAGCTGGACGACTCGAACGTCATTTTTCCCCGCATATGAAAATCAAAGGAGAACAACAATGA
- the thiS gene encoding sulfur carrier protein ThiS — protein sequence MIVQLNGKKVELAEEITTVRALLASYSLQEKIVVVERNGEIIDRSAYEQTPIADGDRIEIVHFVGGG from the coding sequence ATGATTGTTCAGCTGAATGGGAAAAAAGTAGAGTTGGCGGAAGAGATCACAACAGTGCGAGCCTTGCTTGCTTCTTATTCCCTGCAAGAGAAAATTGTCGTCGTAGAGCGAAATGGTGAAATTATTGATCGCTCAGCGTACGAACAAACACCGATTGCAGACGGAGATCGTATAGAAATCGTTCATTTTGTCGGAGGAGGATGA
- a CDS encoding acetylornithine deacetylase produces MSSVDRLTEAVESIASRKEELFALLAELVSHPTVSPPARNSDAAQGVIANRLQAMGFEVDRWTVYPGDDNIVGRLSGSASTQANSLIVNGHIDVAEVGDDKGWTYPPFALTHGKDGRLYGRGVADMKGGLAASLFAIQMLREHGIELQGDLLVQSVIGEEAGEAGTLVAIERGYQADYAVVVDTSNLHMQGQGGVITGWITIESPTTLHDGMRAQTIHAGGRVRGASAIEKMTKVITALQELERDWAVMKSYPGFPAGSNTINPAVIEGGRHAAFIADRCAMWITVHFYPNESYEEIIREIEDHVGRAAAADLWLRDNPPTFRWGGRSMIEERGEIFPSLELDTKHPGLATLQSAYESHMHQAPIVTMSPTVTDAGWFAHAGIPAVLFGPGELTHAHAVDESIDPDQLVHFAQIMARFIATWCNTPKEAKE; encoded by the coding sequence TTGAGTAGCGTGGATCGACTGACAGAAGCGGTAGAATCGATTGCCAGCCGCAAAGAAGAGCTGTTCGCCCTATTGGCAGAGCTCGTTTCTCATCCGACTGTGAGTCCTCCCGCGCGAAATAGCGATGCCGCACAAGGAGTAATCGCCAACAGACTGCAAGCGATGGGATTCGAAGTAGATCGCTGGACGGTATATCCAGGAGACGACAATATCGTCGGTCGGTTATCAGGGAGTGCTTCTACCCAGGCAAACAGCTTGATTGTCAACGGGCATATCGATGTGGCTGAAGTCGGAGATGACAAGGGGTGGACCTATCCACCTTTTGCTCTGACACATGGCAAGGATGGGCGCTTGTACGGACGTGGTGTTGCGGATATGAAAGGCGGACTGGCAGCGAGCTTGTTTGCGATCCAAATGCTGCGCGAACACGGAATCGAGCTCCAAGGCGATCTGCTCGTTCAATCCGTCATCGGAGAAGAAGCGGGTGAAGCGGGGACATTGGTCGCTATCGAGCGTGGCTATCAGGCTGACTACGCCGTTGTAGTGGACACGAGCAATCTCCACATGCAAGGGCAGGGCGGGGTCATTACAGGCTGGATCACGATTGAGAGTCCGACGACGCTGCATGACGGAATGCGTGCACAGACCATTCATGCAGGCGGACGTGTTCGGGGAGCTTCTGCCATTGAAAAAATGACGAAGGTGATCACCGCACTGCAGGAACTGGAGCGGGACTGGGCTGTCATGAAGTCCTATCCCGGCTTCCCGGCAGGCAGTAATACGATCAATCCCGCAGTCATCGAGGGAGGTCGACACGCTGCATTTATCGCAGACCGTTGCGCTATGTGGATTACCGTTCATTTTTATCCGAATGAATCCTACGAAGAGATCATCCGAGAGATCGAGGATCATGTCGGGCGTGCAGCTGCTGCTGATCTTTGGCTGAGAGACAATCCTCCTACATTCCGGTGGGGTGGACGTTCGATGATTGAGGAGCGCGGTGAAATCTTCCCTTCACTGGAGTTGGATACGAAACATCCAGGCTTGGCAACGCTGCAATCCGCCTATGAAAGTCACATGCATCAAGCACCTATCGTTACGATGTCGCCTACGGTGACGGATGCAGGCTGGTTTGCGCATGCAGGCATTCCGGCTGTCCTATTCGGACCCGGTGAGCTCACGCATGCTCATGCCGTAGATGAATCCATTGATCCCGACCAGCTTGTTCATTTTGCCCAGATCATGGCCCGCTTCATTGCCACCTGGTGCAATACCCCAAAGGAAGCGAAGGAGTGA
- a CDS encoding ABC transporter ATP-binding protein, whose amino-acid sequence MGEQLAFVDVSFSYGDKQILDHFDLRVEKGEFVSLIGPSGIGKSTLFQLIAGLLTPTQGEIRLGNVAVANRLGQVGYMPQRDLLMPWRTIVENAALPLEIKGMTKKEAHECVRQQLPRYGLQEWADSYPAQLSGGMRQRVSFLRALFSGAEMMLLDEPFSALDGITRMDMQEWLMEKWQETGSTMLMITHDIDEAILLADRIIVLTGSPITRPIELAVPVSRPRTASSRNQAGFLALREQIWELLRQERQAAMKPLRREA is encoded by the coding sequence GTGGGAGAACAACTAGCTTTCGTCGACGTCAGCTTTTCGTATGGCGACAAGCAGATTCTTGATCATTTTGATCTGCGTGTGGAAAAAGGGGAGTTCGTCAGCTTGATCGGTCCGAGCGGGATCGGGAAAAGCACCTTGTTTCAACTCATCGCAGGTCTTCTTACGCCCACGCAAGGCGAAATCAGGCTTGGCAATGTAGCAGTTGCAAATCGTTTGGGGCAAGTCGGCTATATGCCCCAACGAGATCTGCTCATGCCATGGCGTACGATTGTCGAAAATGCAGCCTTGCCTCTAGAAATCAAAGGTATGACGAAAAAAGAAGCGCATGAGTGCGTCAGACAGCAATTGCCAAGGTACGGGCTTCAGGAGTGGGCTGACAGCTACCCAGCCCAGCTTTCCGGTGGAATGCGTCAGCGTGTTTCCTTTTTGCGCGCATTGTTTTCCGGCGCAGAGATGATGCTGCTGGATGAGCCGTTTAGTGCATTGGATGGAATTACAAGAATGGACATGCAAGAGTGGCTGATGGAAAAGTGGCAGGAAACAGGCAGTACGATGCTGATGATTACGCACGATATCGACGAAGCCATATTGCTCGCGGACCGCATTATTGTGCTGACTGGTAGTCCGATCACCAGGCCGATCGAATTAGCCGTTCCGGTAAGCAGACCGCGAACAGCAAGCAGCCGCAACCAAGCCGGATTTTTGGCATTGCGTGAACAAATTTGGGAACTGCTTCGACAGGAGCGCCAAGCAGCCATGAAGCCGTTGAGGAGAGAAGCATGA
- the tenA gene encoding thiaminase II, translating into MTTFTDRLRKSVAPIWERVHQHPFVTGLGDGSLPVGAFKYYMKQDYIYLIDYAKMFAIASVKAYDLETSSRFAALQESTLNTEMELHRQYAERFGISRAELEATEPSFVMLGYTSYMLRVAHQGSLAELVSALLPCTWSYWEIGKRLAQVEGALDHELYGEWVRMYSSDEFGQLAIWLIDIMNQLAEGKSEQELAKLEEYFVNTSKMEYMFWDMSYREEMWPWENN; encoded by the coding sequence ATGACAACCTTTACTGATCGTTTAAGAAAAAGTGTAGCCCCGATCTGGGAGCGTGTTCATCAACATCCTTTCGTCACCGGACTTGGAGATGGCAGCCTGCCCGTTGGTGCATTCAAATATTACATGAAACAAGACTACATCTATCTGATTGATTACGCGAAAATGTTCGCGATTGCGAGTGTGAAGGCGTACGATCTGGAAACAAGTTCTCGCTTCGCTGCTTTGCAAGAATCGACGCTGAACACAGAGATGGAGCTGCATCGCCAGTATGCAGAGCGCTTCGGTATCTCTCGCGCGGAGCTGGAAGCGACAGAGCCTTCGTTTGTGATGTTGGGGTACACCAGCTACATGCTGCGTGTCGCTCATCAAGGGTCGTTGGCAGAATTGGTGAGCGCACTACTCCCATGCACGTGGAGCTATTGGGAAATCGGCAAGCGCTTGGCACAAGTAGAAGGGGCGCTGGATCACGAACTGTATGGCGAATGGGTACGCATGTACAGCTCCGATGAGTTTGGGCAGCTGGCGATCTGGCTGATTGATATCATGAACCAATTGGCGGAAGGAAAGAGCGAACAAGAGCTGGCCAAACTGGAAGAGTATTTTGTCAATACCTCCAAAATGGAGTACATGTTCTGGGACATGTCCTACAGAGAGGAAATGTGGCCGTGGGAGAACAACTAG
- a CDS encoding LysM peptidoglycan-binding domain-containing protein, translated as MQIHVVEEGQTLASIAETYGTTPEAITEANELPDPNKLVTGQAMVIPIVGSYYWVKQGDTLYTIGQRYQISAAELARINRIPQYRPLQVGQRLYIPPRPRRAADFNAYVEPRRTVTPAMEADVRTAAPHLTYLAPFSFRIRRDGTLVRPTLNNFPQIARENQVLLMMVITNLEREQFSTELGELILNNPELQNTLLNNILQTARELGMGDIHFDLEALPTTGAEAYANFLRKARDRIHAAGLMMSVALAPKTSAEQAGKWYTAHDYKAIGAIADFVVIMTYEWGYSGGPPMAVSPIGPVRRVLQYAITEMPAEKILMGQNLYGYDWTLPYERGTTARALSPQAAIALASRHNAVIRYDYRAQAPFFTYTDDQGRQHQVWFEDARSIQAKFNLVKQLGLRGVSYWKLGLPFPQNWLLIEENFRVRKRA; from the coding sequence ATGCAAATCCACGTGGTGGAAGAAGGACAAACCTTAGCGAGCATCGCCGAGACGTATGGAACCACACCTGAGGCGATAACGGAGGCAAATGAACTGCCTGATCCTAATAAGCTGGTAACTGGACAGGCGATGGTGATTCCGATTGTGGGAAGCTACTATTGGGTTAAGCAAGGAGATACGTTGTATACCATCGGTCAGCGTTATCAGATCAGCGCGGCAGAGCTTGCCCGAATCAATAGGATTCCGCAATACAGACCGCTTCAAGTCGGGCAACGCCTTTACATCCCGCCCCGTCCGCGGCGTGCAGCTGATTTCAATGCTTATGTGGAACCGAGACGCACCGTCACACCAGCTATGGAAGCCGATGTTCGCACGGCTGCACCGCATCTGACATATTTGGCTCCGTTCAGCTTTCGTATCAGACGGGATGGTACCCTCGTGCGACCGACATTGAACAATTTTCCACAAATCGCAAGAGAAAACCAGGTTCTGCTCATGATGGTCATTACGAATCTGGAAAGAGAGCAGTTCAGCACGGAATTGGGCGAGCTCATCCTCAACAATCCAGAGCTTCAGAATACCTTGTTGAACAATATTCTTCAGACAGCACGAGAGCTGGGAATGGGAGATATTCATTTTGACTTGGAAGCATTACCCACAACCGGTGCAGAAGCGTATGCCAACTTCTTGCGAAAAGCGAGAGACCGTATCCATGCAGCAGGACTGATGATGTCTGTTGCGCTGGCACCGAAGACAAGTGCTGAGCAGGCAGGCAAATGGTATACCGCCCATGATTACAAGGCGATCGGTGCCATTGCCGATTTTGTCGTGATCATGACATATGAATGGGGCTATAGTGGCGGTCCACCTATGGCAGTTTCCCCGATTGGTCCGGTACGACGTGTTTTGCAGTATGCGATTACCGAGATGCCAGCCGAAAAAATTTTGATGGGTCAAAATCTGTACGGATACGACTGGACCTTGCCCTATGAGAGAGGGACGACAGCGCGTGCATTGAGTCCACAGGCAGCGATTGCCCTGGCTTCCCGGCATAATGCAGTCATCCGCTATGACTATCGCGCACAAGCTCCGTTTTTTACGTACACCGATGATCAAGGCAGGCAACATCAGGTGTGGTTTGAGGATGCGCGGTCGATCCAAGCGAAGTTCAATCTGGTTAAACAGCTTGGTTTGAGAGGTGTCAGCTACTGGAAACTCGGTTTGCCATTTCCGCAAAATTGGCTGTTGATCGAGGAGAACTTTCGCGTCCGTAAGCGTGCATAG
- a CDS encoding ABC transporter substrate-binding protein, translated as MKPFNKWTKAFMALTLATGLAACGNQASSDAGQTQAPADKGAEPTELTIALDWYPNAVHSFLYVAEEQGYFKEENLKVTMQMPSDSNDPLKMAAAGKVDLAISYQPQLVQARAEGVPVVSVGALVRHPLNVIMTRQDSGIDTPQELAGKNIGYPSLPLDESIVRQVVKHAGGDDSGLTFTDIGFDIVPALTAKKVDAVVGGYINHEQPILEKHGVPVNVFKPFEFGVPDYYELVLATSDDTLGKKQKAVEGFLRAIGKGQDYVKNNKEKALDLLLAKQAADFPLEKDIETKSLDILIPLMDAGEKPFGYQTVESWQTLIDWMKKEKLITAEIKAEDIMRDLVK; from the coding sequence ATGAAACCTTTCAACAAATGGACGAAAGCATTCATGGCACTCACATTGGCAACAGGTCTTGCTGCTTGCGGCAATCAGGCGAGCTCGGATGCTGGTCAGACGCAAGCCCCTGCTGATAAAGGAGCGGAGCCGACAGAGCTGACGATTGCGCTCGATTGGTATCCGAATGCCGTACATTCCTTCTTGTATGTCGCAGAGGAGCAAGGCTATTTTAAAGAAGAAAACCTCAAGGTGACCATGCAAATGCCTTCCGACAGCAATGATCCTCTGAAAATGGCAGCTGCTGGCAAAGTAGATTTGGCGATCAGCTATCAACCACAGCTCGTCCAAGCTCGTGCAGAAGGAGTACCTGTCGTATCTGTAGGTGCACTCGTTCGTCATCCGTTAAACGTGATCATGACGCGCCAAGACAGTGGAATCGATACTCCGCAAGAGCTGGCTGGAAAAAATATCGGTTATCCATCACTTCCACTCGATGAATCGATCGTACGTCAAGTTGTGAAGCATGCTGGTGGGGATGATTCCGGACTAACCTTCACGGATATCGGCTTTGACATCGTCCCGGCGTTGACGGCCAAAAAGGTCGATGCAGTAGTAGGTGGCTATATCAACCATGAGCAACCGATTTTGGAGAAGCACGGCGTTCCTGTCAATGTGTTCAAGCCTTTTGAGTTTGGTGTTCCAGACTACTATGAGCTCGTATTGGCGACAAGTGACGATACGTTGGGCAAAAAGCAGAAAGCTGTGGAAGGTTTTCTCCGTGCAATTGGCAAGGGCCAGGACTATGTGAAAAATAATAAGGAAAAGGCACTCGATCTGTTGCTTGCCAAACAGGCTGCCGATTTCCCACTGGAAAAAGACATTGAAACCAAGAGTTTGGATATCCTGATTCCGTTGATGGATGCTGGCGAAAAGCCATTTGGATACCAGACAGTGGAGTCTTGGCAAACTCTGATTGATTGGATGAAAAAAGAAAAGCTGATTACGGCAGAGATCAAAGCTGAAGATATCATGCGCGATCTCGTGAAATAA
- a CDS encoding DUF6080 domain-containing protein, protein MSFFSYLFHDRKDNVRAFILFACFFAFYLSMNVPFLTYMNQNIAVLAPISPFYGVPFTLNLFNFDPTLYYNYTNPTVIHPFIHFLSIPLAYLSKFFTENFFFAVVQAIMNALGVAMVYYYLRKGCKSFYTPLLFAVFFGTASYQIFTAMIPDSYPYAQFVILLSVLYTQYSRAEKKLASWPNASFALVNFGVTSTNFIPFMSVLAVNLFHTEKKSIFLKLVRIALVFLLLIISFTILQHVLFGQSWFSTWYKSIHAGGFIYTAPFSFGEHWKALYMLVISPVLTPDIALIDPKPGMVAFATNLTLPYPWYVHVIGLTLITLAVLGFIKGIRTQEAWSLAAYIGFAFVLHIVIGFGLATFRYDLYLYAGHYFFAFFLLAARFIMQLSHMKVKKALLGIILLFVIVTLGNNVVKHFEALHVIERSYAHMNKTSE, encoded by the coding sequence ATGAGTTTTTTCAGCTATTTGTTTCATGATCGAAAAGATAATGTCAGAGCGTTTATTCTGTTTGCCTGTTTTTTCGCCTTCTATTTGTCGATGAATGTGCCTTTTCTTACTTATATGAATCAAAACATCGCCGTTCTGGCTCCGATCAGCCCTTTCTACGGCGTGCCGTTTACGCTTAATCTGTTTAATTTTGATCCGACGCTGTACTATAACTATACTAACCCAACGGTGATCCATCCGTTTATTCATTTTCTTTCAATTCCTTTGGCTTATTTATCGAAATTTTTCACGGAAAACTTCTTCTTCGCGGTGGTTCAAGCGATCATGAACGCGCTCGGTGTTGCCATGGTTTACTACTACCTGCGCAAGGGATGTAAAAGCTTCTATACCCCATTGCTTTTTGCTGTGTTTTTCGGGACGGCCTCTTATCAAATTTTCACGGCCATGATTCCCGATTCTTATCCGTATGCGCAGTTCGTCATTCTTTTATCCGTACTTTACACCCAGTACAGCCGTGCGGAAAAGAAATTGGCTTCGTGGCCGAACGCTTCGTTTGCCCTCGTCAACTTCGGTGTTACTTCGACGAACTTCATTCCATTTATGAGCGTTTTGGCCGTCAATCTGTTTCATACAGAAAAGAAGAGCATTTTTTTGAAGCTGGTGCGGATTGCGCTCGTATTTCTCTTATTAATCATTAGCTTCACGATTTTGCAGCATGTTCTGTTCGGGCAATCCTGGTTTTCGACCTGGTACAAATCGATTCATGCCGGAGGGTTCATCTACACGGCTCCGTTCTCGTTCGGCGAGCACTGGAAGGCTCTGTATATGCTCGTTATCAGTCCTGTACTGACTCCGGACATTGCACTTATCGACCCAAAACCGGGGATGGTCGCGTTCGCTACGAACCTAACGTTGCCGTATCCATGGTATGTGCATGTCATCGGCTTGACGCTGATCACTCTTGCTGTACTCGGTTTCATCAAAGGGATTCGCACGCAAGAAGCCTGGTCGCTCGCCGCCTATATCGGGTTTGCTTTCGTGCTCCACATTGTAATAGGGTTCGGTCTGGCCACGTTCCGGTATGATTTGTACCTGTATGCCGGACATTACTTCTTCGCCTTTTTCCTGCTCGCCGCCCGGTTCATCATGCAGCTGAGTCACATGAAAGTAAAGAAGGCATTGCTTGGTATCATCTTATTGTTCGTCATCGTGACGCTGGGGAACAATGTCGTGAAGCACTTCGAAGCTTTGCATGTGATTGAGCGGTCTTATGCGCATATGAACAAAACGAGTGAGTAA
- a CDS encoding thiazole synthase, with product MMDTLKIGSYEFRSRLLLGTGKFADLDTQGKAVEVSEAEILTFAIRRLNLENPQEPNFLEQLDLKKFTLLPNTAGAYTAEEAVRIARLAKASGLCDMIKVEVIGDPKTLLPDPIGTLEASKILVEEGFIVLTYTNDDPILARRLQEVGVHAVMPGASPIGSGQGIVNENNLRFIIEDAKVPIIVDAGIGSPADCAKAMELGADGVLLNTAVALADNPVLMAEAMKLGVEAGRKGFLAGRIAKKRYASASSPTEGMIE from the coding sequence ATGATGGATACATTGAAAATTGGATCGTACGAGTTTCGCTCCCGTTTGCTTTTAGGGACAGGTAAATTCGCTGATTTGGATACACAAGGGAAAGCGGTAGAGGTGTCAGAAGCAGAAATTTTGACATTTGCGATTCGTCGCTTGAATTTGGAAAATCCGCAAGAACCGAACTTTTTGGAACAACTCGATTTGAAAAAATTCACCCTGCTGCCAAATACAGCAGGTGCCTATACAGCAGAAGAAGCCGTGCGCATTGCCCGTTTGGCTAAAGCATCTGGACTGTGTGACATGATCAAGGTCGAAGTCATTGGAGATCCGAAAACTCTTCTCCCTGACCCGATTGGCACACTCGAGGCTTCGAAAATCTTGGTGGAAGAAGGCTTTATCGTACTGACCTACACCAATGACGACCCGATTCTTGCTCGACGCCTGCAAGAGGTTGGCGTACATGCGGTTATGCCGGGTGCGTCACCAATTGGTTCCGGACAAGGGATTGTCAACGAAAACAATCTCCGCTTTATCATCGAGGATGCCAAAGTACCGATTATCGTCGATGCTGGAATTGGCTCGCCAGCAGACTGCGCGAAAGCGATGGAGCTGGGGGCGGACGGTGTCTTGTTGAACACAGCAGTCGCCCTCGCTGACAATCCTGTTCTGATGGCAGAAGCGATGAAGCTCGGGGTGGAAGCAGGTCGCAAAGGCTTCCTGGCAGGCCGTATCGCGAAAAAGCGTTACGCGTCCGCAAGCAGCCCGACTGAAGGGATGATTGAGTAG
- a CDS encoding alanyl-tRNA editing protein — MEDRLYYQDAYRRTFSAQVTRTGVEQDGTPYVVLDQTAFYPTGGGQPSDLGVLEEIRVVDVEEVDGEIRHRLEAPLSESIAEVTGHIDWDRRFDHMQQHAGQHILSASFLEVVQAETVAFHLGKERVTIDVRLDELTADVWEKVEKRANQIVLENHPIIARFVDDEELATLPLKKQPTVTENIRVVMIPEFDYNPCGGTHPARTGEVGMIKILGWERYRGNIRLEFICGWRALRDYNQKQAVVRDTAKLLATNEGELLAQTERLLAERDVLKAKLAEVDKQLLEVEVNQQLSAASQLGHSRLIMRTFTDKTIQQLQQFAQLATALAPDAICLLAATTEDKMQIVFARGQEVNVAINQVLKETLPIINGKGGGNPAMAQGGGQSVVDAEEVLLHARKLLEASLM, encoded by the coding sequence ATGGAAGACAGACTTTATTATCAGGATGCCTATAGAAGAACGTTTTCGGCCCAGGTGACGAGGACTGGTGTCGAGCAAGATGGGACACCTTACGTGGTACTTGATCAAACGGCTTTTTACCCTACTGGAGGCGGACAGCCTTCCGATCTGGGCGTATTGGAAGAAATTCGTGTGGTGGATGTAGAAGAGGTAGATGGCGAAATTCGTCACCGACTAGAAGCTCCCTTGTCCGAAAGCATTGCGGAAGTAACCGGTCACATCGATTGGGACCGCCGCTTCGACCACATGCAGCAGCATGCTGGCCAACACATTTTATCAGCGTCCTTCCTGGAAGTCGTGCAAGCGGAGACCGTTGCCTTTCACTTGGGCAAAGAGCGTGTCACGATTGATGTACGACTGGATGAGTTGACAGCAGATGTATGGGAGAAGGTAGAAAAGCGAGCGAATCAGATTGTTCTGGAAAACCACCCCATTATTGCGCGGTTCGTTGATGACGAGGAATTGGCAACGCTGCCCTTGAAAAAACAGCCGACCGTTACTGAAAATATTCGGGTCGTGATGATACCTGAATTTGATTACAACCCATGTGGAGGAACACATCCAGCGCGAACGGGCGAAGTCGGGATGATCAAGATTTTGGGCTGGGAGCGCTATCGCGGAAACATTCGTCTGGAATTCATCTGTGGCTGGCGAGCTTTGCGGGACTACAACCAAAAGCAAGCTGTCGTTCGCGATACGGCGAAGCTGCTCGCTACCAATGAAGGGGAGCTGCTCGCACAGACGGAACGCCTTCTTGCAGAACGTGATGTCTTGAAGGCAAAATTGGCAGAAGTGGATAAGCAGCTCTTAGAAGTGGAAGTCAATCAACAACTATCTGCTGCTAGCCAATTGGGTCATTCTCGCCTCATTATGCGTACCTTCACAGACAAAACCATTCAACAGCTTCAACAGTTCGCACAGCTGGCTACTGCTCTGGCGCCAGATGCGATTTGCCTCTTGGCTGCTACTACCGAAGACAAAATGCAAATCGTGTTTGCTCGTGGGCAAGAAGTCAACGTAGCCATTAATCAAGTGTTGAAAGAAACCTTGCCGATCATTAACGGAAAAGGTGGGGGAAATCCTGCGATGGCACAGGGTGGCGGTCAGTCAGTAGTGGATGCGGAAGAAGTATTGCTGCATGCACGCAAACTGCTGGAAGCCTCACTAATGTAG
- a CDS encoding kinase-associated lipoprotein B gives MNWNPGDIVRVSQRTGEYIAEVLEIHDSKLLVKVLAVTKYPTQGDLHSSYEVDVPLFHQRPALSYMEKFMTPVQGVIRYNGTIPDYKESVRQAMEREMEKLAKMAAWAERCLVELEKMHKEAFTNAK, from the coding sequence ATGAACTGGAATCCGGGAGATATCGTTCGCGTTTCGCAGCGAACTGGTGAGTATATTGCAGAAGTATTGGAAATCCACGATTCGAAGCTGCTGGTAAAAGTGTTGGCAGTTACCAAATACCCAACGCAAGGTGATTTGCATTCTTCCTACGAAGTAGATGTGCCGCTGTTTCACCAGCGTCCAGCACTCTCTTACATGGAAAAATTCATGACACCTGTCCAAGGGGTCATTCGCTATAATGGCACGATTCCAGACTACAAGGAATCTGTGCGTCAGGCGATGGAGAGAGAAATGGAAAAGCTTGCGAAAATGGCAGCTTGGGCAGAGCGTTGTCTCGTTGAGCTGGAAAAGATGCACAAGGAAGCCTTTACAAACGCGAAATAG
- a CDS encoding thioredoxin family protein — protein MNDLQELTSTELIQYLQEKESVALFIYTPMCGTCKLAARMLGIIQETLSTVPLYQININTAPALAEQWQVTSVPALLIFHRNELLERHYAIQSVGFLYDVLKPLA, from the coding sequence GTGAACGACTTGCAAGAACTAACCTCAACAGAATTGATCCAATACCTGCAAGAAAAGGAGTCGGTCGCTCTTTTTATCTATACACCGATGTGTGGGACCTGCAAGCTCGCAGCACGTATGCTCGGTATCATACAAGAAACATTGTCTACCGTTCCTCTGTATCAGATCAACATTAATACGGCGCCAGCATTGGCAGAACAATGGCAAGTGACCAGCGTTCCCGCCTTGCTTATTTTTCACAGAAATGAATTGTTGGAACGTCATTATGCCATCCAGTCCGTTGGATTTTTATACGATGTTCTAAAACCTCTGGCCTAG